The Temnothorax longispinosus isolate EJ_2023e chromosome 7, Tlon_JGU_v1, whole genome shotgun sequence genome contains a region encoding:
- the LOC139815707 gene encoding vesicle-fusing ATPase 1 isoform X2 — translation MAKDFLLQFSGQAFTVGQQLAFQFKDKKLLGLVVKSLEAADLSAISSGQSTVPKKTKMGRCLGDTIIQFEKAENSSLNLVGQSKGKALRQTIINPDWDFQKMGIGGLDKEFSAIFRRAFASRVFPTEIVTQLGCKHVKGILLYGPPGTGKTLMARQIGTMLNAREPKIVNGPQILDKYVGESEANIRRLFADAEEEEKKLGPNSGLHIIIFDEIDAICKSRGSVAGNTGVHDTVVNQLLAKIDGVEQLNNILVIGMTNRRDMIDEALLRPGRLELQMEISLPDEHGRFQILNIHTSRMKDYKKIAPDVDLKELATLTKNFSGAELEGLVRAAQSTAMNRLIKASSKVEVDPSAMEKLMVTKGDFFHALEHDVKPAFGTSAEVLNQLLTRGIINWGSPVAEILADGSLCIQQARATEGSGLVSVLLEGPPNSGKTTLAAQIAKNSDFPFVKVCTPEDMVGFIESAKCLSIRKVFDDAYRSQLSCILVDNIERLLDYGPIGPRYSNLTLQALLVLLKKSPPPGRKLLILCTSSRRQVLDDLELLSAFNTILHVPNLSTPDHLLNVLEEVDLFSKKEMASLHAKVKGKRVFIGIKKLLCLVDMARQVEPSYRVAKFLSKLEEEGGLE, via the exons ATGGCCAAGGACTTCTTGCTACAGTTTTCTGGGCAGGCATTCACCGTGGGTCAGCAGCTGGCATTTCAATTTAAGGATAAGAAACTGCTTGGATTAGTTGTCAAAAGTTTGGAAGCTGCTGACCTATCAGCCATCAGTTCAGGACAAAGTACAGTGCCTAAGAAGACAAAAATGGGACGTTGCTTGGGCGACACTATAATACAATTTGAGAAGGCGGAGAACTCCAGCCTGAATCTTGTTGGACAGTCTAAAGGAAAAGCTCTCCGACAGACAATTATCAATCCAGATTGGGACTTTCAGAAAATGGGCATTGGTGGCTTGGATAAAGAATTTAGTGCCATTTTCCGAAGAGCATTTGCATCCCGCGTTTTTCCAACGGAGATTGTCACTCAATTGGGTTGCAAGCATGTAAAAGGAATCTTGCTGTATGGACCACCTGGCACGGGAAAGACGTTAATGGCTCGGCAAATAGGAACGATGTTAAATGCGAGGGAGCCGAAAATTGTAAATGGTCCacaaattttagataaatatgtTGGAGAGAGCGAGGCTAATATCAGAAGATTATTTGCTGAtgcggaagaagaagaaaagaag cTTGGACCAAACAGCGGACTTCACATAATCATATTCGATGAGATAGATGCCATCTGTAAATCTCGAGGTAGTGTTGCTGGAAACACGGGAGTTCATGATACAGTGGTTAATCAGCTTCTTGCAAAGATTGACGGTGTCGAACAATTAAACAACATTCTTGTTATTGGTATGACCAACAGAAGAGATATGATTGATGAGGCCTTGTTAAGACCTGGCAGATTGGAG TTACAAATGGAAATTAGCTTACCAGACGAACATGGGCGGTTCCAAATTCTTAATATTCACACATCCCGAatgaaagattataaaaaaatagcgcCTGACGTAGACTTGAAAGAGTTGGCCACTTTAACTAAGAATTTTAGTGGTGCAGAGTTGGAAGGTTTAGTTAGAGCGGCACAGAGCACCGCCATGAATCGACTAATTAAAGCTTCTAGCAAGGTGGAAGTAGATCCATCCGCTATGGAGAAGCTTATGGTAACTAAAGGCGATTTTTTCCATGCATTGGAGCATGATGTTAAACCG GCATTTGGTACAAGTGCTGAAGTATTGAATCAATTGTTGACTCGTGGGATTATTAATTGGGGAAGCCCAGTGGCTGAAATTCTCGCTGATGGCAGTTTATGCATTCAACAAGCTCGAGCGACTGAAGGATCTGGACTCGTTTCTGTTCTTTTGGAAGGACCACCGAATAGCGGAAAGACCACTCTTGCTGCACAAATTGCAAAGAATTCAGACTTTCCATTTGTTAAAGTGTGTACACCTGAAGACATGGTCGGTTTTATTGAATCTGCAAAATGTCTTTCCATACGGAAG GTATTCGACGATGCATATCGTTCGCAGCTCAGCTGCATTTTAGTTGATAATATTGAACGTCTATTAGATTACGGCCCAATTGGACCAAGATATTCTAATCTGACATTGCAAGCACTTTTGGTGTTATTGAAGAAATCGCCGCCGCCTGGTCGTAAATTATTGATTCTGTGCACTTCTAGTCGCAG ACAAGTTTTAGATGATCTAGAACTACTTTCAGCATTTAATACCATCCTTCATGTGCCTAATTTGTCAACCCCTGATCATCTGTTGAACGTGCTGGAAGAAGTTGATCTCTtctcaaaaaaagaaatggcTTCCTTGCATGCAAAGGTTAAAGGAAAACg TGTATTCATCGGTATTAAGAAATTGCTCTGCCTAGTAGATATGGCACGTCAAGTGGAACCAAGTTACAGAGTCGCAAAATTCTTATCGAAACTGGAAGAAGAAGGCGGTCTAGAGTAA
- the LOC139815707 gene encoding vesicle-fusing ATPase 1 isoform X1: protein MSKMRMKAVRCPTDELSLSNCAIINADDFPDDVRHIEVTTAPNYHFVFTVRTHHEIPRGTVGFSLPQRKWATLSLNQEIEVRPYHFDPTSNTECLCNIVLEADFLQKKFVTLEPYNTDEMAKDFLLQFSGQAFTVGQQLAFQFKDKKLLGLVVKSLEAADLSAISSGQSTVPKKTKMGRCLGDTIIQFEKAENSSLNLVGQSKGKALRQTIINPDWDFQKMGIGGLDKEFSAIFRRAFASRVFPTEIVTQLGCKHVKGILLYGPPGTGKTLMARQIGTMLNAREPKIVNGPQILDKYVGESEANIRRLFADAEEEEKKLGPNSGLHIIIFDEIDAICKSRGSVAGNTGVHDTVVNQLLAKIDGVEQLNNILVIGMTNRRDMIDEALLRPGRLELQMEISLPDEHGRFQILNIHTSRMKDYKKIAPDVDLKELATLTKNFSGAELEGLVRAAQSTAMNRLIKASSKVEVDPSAMEKLMVTKGDFFHALEHDVKPAFGTSAEVLNQLLTRGIINWGSPVAEILADGSLCIQQARATEGSGLVSVLLEGPPNSGKTTLAAQIAKNSDFPFVKVCTPEDMVGFIESAKCLSIRKVFDDAYRSQLSCILVDNIERLLDYGPIGPRYSNLTLQALLVLLKKSPPPGRKLLILCTSSRRQVLDDLELLSAFNTILHVPNLSTPDHLLNVLEEVDLFSKKEMASLHAKVKGKRVFIGIKKLLCLVDMARQVEPSYRVAKFLSKLEEEGGLE from the exons ATGTCAAAGATG CGCATGAAAGCAGTGAGGTGTCCCACGGACGAGCTCAGTCTCTCCAACTGTGCTATTATAAACGCCGATGATTTCCCTGATGATGTCAG GCACATTGAAGTAACTACAGCACCAAATTATCATTTTGTGTTTACTGTGAGAACGCATCATGAGATTCCACGTGGCACAGTTGGCTTCAGCTTACCTCAACGAAAGTGGGCGACGTTGTCTCTCAATCAAGAGATTGAAGTTCGGCCGTACCATTTTGATCCTACTTCTAACACGGAATGTTTATGCAACATCGTCTTGGAAGCTGATTTCCTACAGAAGAAGTT TGTCACTTTGGAGCCATACAATACAGACGAAATGGCCAAGGACTTCTTGCTACAGTTTTCTGGGCAGGCATTCACCGTGGGTCAGCAGCTGGCATTTCAATTTAAGGATAAGAAACTGCTTGGATTAGTTGTCAAAAGTTTGGAAGCTGCTGACCTATCAGCCATCAGTTCAGGACAAAGTACAGTGCCTAAGAAGACAAAAATGGGACGTTGCTTGGGCGACACTATAATACAATTTGAGAAGGCGGAGAACTCCAGCCTGAATCTTGTTGGACAGTCTAAAGGAAAAGCTCTCCGACAGACAATTATCAATCCAGATTGGGACTTTCAGAAAATGGGCATTGGTGGCTTGGATAAAGAATTTAGTGCCATTTTCCGAAGAGCATTTGCATCCCGCGTTTTTCCAACGGAGATTGTCACTCAATTGGGTTGCAAGCATGTAAAAGGAATCTTGCTGTATGGACCACCTGGCACGGGAAAGACGTTAATGGCTCGGCAAATAGGAACGATGTTAAATGCGAGGGAGCCGAAAATTGTAAATGGTCCacaaattttagataaatatgtTGGAGAGAGCGAGGCTAATATCAGAAGATTATTTGCTGAtgcggaagaagaagaaaagaag cTTGGACCAAACAGCGGACTTCACATAATCATATTCGATGAGATAGATGCCATCTGTAAATCTCGAGGTAGTGTTGCTGGAAACACGGGAGTTCATGATACAGTGGTTAATCAGCTTCTTGCAAAGATTGACGGTGTCGAACAATTAAACAACATTCTTGTTATTGGTATGACCAACAGAAGAGATATGATTGATGAGGCCTTGTTAAGACCTGGCAGATTGGAG TTACAAATGGAAATTAGCTTACCAGACGAACATGGGCGGTTCCAAATTCTTAATATTCACACATCCCGAatgaaagattataaaaaaatagcgcCTGACGTAGACTTGAAAGAGTTGGCCACTTTAACTAAGAATTTTAGTGGTGCAGAGTTGGAAGGTTTAGTTAGAGCGGCACAGAGCACCGCCATGAATCGACTAATTAAAGCTTCTAGCAAGGTGGAAGTAGATCCATCCGCTATGGAGAAGCTTATGGTAACTAAAGGCGATTTTTTCCATGCATTGGAGCATGATGTTAAACCG GCATTTGGTACAAGTGCTGAAGTATTGAATCAATTGTTGACTCGTGGGATTATTAATTGGGGAAGCCCAGTGGCTGAAATTCTCGCTGATGGCAGTTTATGCATTCAACAAGCTCGAGCGACTGAAGGATCTGGACTCGTTTCTGTTCTTTTGGAAGGACCACCGAATAGCGGAAAGACCACTCTTGCTGCACAAATTGCAAAGAATTCAGACTTTCCATTTGTTAAAGTGTGTACACCTGAAGACATGGTCGGTTTTATTGAATCTGCAAAATGTCTTTCCATACGGAAG GTATTCGACGATGCATATCGTTCGCAGCTCAGCTGCATTTTAGTTGATAATATTGAACGTCTATTAGATTACGGCCCAATTGGACCAAGATATTCTAATCTGACATTGCAAGCACTTTTGGTGTTATTGAAGAAATCGCCGCCGCCTGGTCGTAAATTATTGATTCTGTGCACTTCTAGTCGCAG ACAAGTTTTAGATGATCTAGAACTACTTTCAGCATTTAATACCATCCTTCATGTGCCTAATTTGTCAACCCCTGATCATCTGTTGAACGTGCTGGAAGAAGTTGATCTCTtctcaaaaaaagaaatggcTTCCTTGCATGCAAAGGTTAAAGGAAAACg TGTATTCATCGGTATTAAGAAATTGCTCTGCCTAGTAGATATGGCACGTCAAGTGGAACCAAGTTACAGAGTCGCAAAATTCTTATCGAAACTGGAAGAAGAAGGCGGTCTAGAGTAA